From a region of the Brachionichthys hirsutus isolate HB-005 chromosome 9, CSIRO-AGI_Bhir_v1, whole genome shotgun sequence genome:
- the zap70 gene encoding tyrosine-protein kinase ZAP-70 isoform X1: MSTNPAADLPFYYGSIGRSEAEQHLRLTGMADGLFLLRQCIRSLGGYVLSVVWNQEFYHYSIEKQLNGTYCIVGGKAHCGPAELCEFYSKDPDGLVSTLRKPCLRSPDTPIRPGIFDDLRDNLLREYVKQNSNLEGEAMEQAIISQAPQLEKLIATTAHEQMPWYHGKIPRQEGERRLYCGAQPDGKFLLRDREQPGTFALSMMYGKTVYHYQILQDKSGRYAMPEGSKFDTVWQLVEYLRMKADGLVTVLGEACLNSKAAESTFSLSETPNIPATRRPGANGYTPPPKVSSNRLPEGSECQGMDANPYHNPNEVRKFNIQRSLLVIDELELGSGNFGCVKKGVLSTNAGQIDVAIKVLKSDNERLVKEEMMREAEIMHQLNDPHIVHMLGLCNAENLMLVMEMASAGPLNKFLSSNKDSVTVENITLLMHQVSMGMKYLEEKNFVHRDLAARNVLLVNQQFAKISDFGLSKALGADDNYYKARTAGKWPLKWYAPECINFHKFSSKSDVWSFGVTMWEAFSYGGKPYKKMKGPEVTHFIKDGNRMACPAACPEQVYTLMKECWTYSHEDRPDFEKVEKSMRSHHQSMSKTSGGAAAAAESVKSSLTRAILS, encoded by the exons ATGTCCACCAACCCAGCAGCCGACCTGCCTTTTTACTACGGCAGCATCGGCCGCTCCGAGGCCGAGCAGCATCTGAGGCTTACTGGGATGGCTGACGGCCTCTTCCTGCTGCGGCAGTGCATCCGCAGTCTGGGCGGCTACGTTCTGTCTGTCGTGTGGAACCAGGAGTTCTACCATTACTCCATAGAGAAGCAGCTTAATGGAACCTATTGCATCGTAGGAGGGAAAGCTCACTGTGGGCCGGCGGAGCTCTGTGAGTTTTACAGCAAAGATCCTGATGGGCTGGTGAGCACCCTGAGGAAGCCCTGCCTGCGTTCGCCGGACACACCGATCCGGCCCGGGATATTTGACGACCTGAGGGACAACTTGCTGAGGGAATACGTGAAGCAGAACTCGAACCTGGAG GGAGAAGCCATGGAGCAGGCCATCATCAGCCAGGCTCCTCAGCTGGAGAAACTGATTGCCACGACGGCCCATGAGCAGATGCCCTGGTATCACGGAAAAATCCCCCGCCAGGAAGGGGAGAGGCGGCTGTACTGTGGAGCACAACCAGACGGCAAGTTTCT ACttagagacagagagcagccggGAACTTTTGCTCTCTCCATGATGTATGGGAAAACTGTGTACCACTATCAGATCCTCCAAGACAAATCCGGGCGGTACGCCATGCCAGAGGGATCCAAGTTCGACACAGTCTGGCAG CTGGTTGAGTACCTGAGGATGAAAGCGGACGGCCTGGTGACTGTTCTTGGGGAGGCGTGCCTTAACAGCAAAGCTGCTGAAAGTACTTTCAGTCT TTCAGAGACACCCAACATCCCTGCCACT AGGCGTCCAGGCGCAAATGGATACACACCGCCCCCTAAAG TCTCATCGAACCGTTTGCCTGAAGGCAGTGAGTGTCAGGGAATGGACGCAAATCCATACCATAACCCGAATGAAGTGAGGAAGTTTAACATCCAGCGGAGTCTCTTGGTGATTGATGAATTGGAACTCGGCTCCGGAAACTTTGGCTGCGTCAAGAAAGGAGTCCTCAGTACAAATGc GGGCCAGATCGACGTGGCCATCAAAGTCCTGAAGAGTGACAACGAGAGGCtggtgaaggaggagatgatgcGGGAGGCAGAGATTATGCATCAGCTGAATGATCCCCACATTGTTCACATGCTGGGTCTGTGCAACGCTGAGAATCTGATGCTGGTCATGGAGATGGCCTCGGCCGGACCCCTCAACAAGTTTCTCTCCAGCAACAA GGACTCTGTCACCGTTGAGAACATCACCCTCCTGATGCACCAAGTGTCGATGGGAATGAAGTATCTGGAGGAGAAGAACTTTGTGCACAGAGACTTGGCAGCCCGGAACGTTCTGCTGGTCAACCAGCAGTTCGCCAAAATCAGTGACTTTGGGCTCTCCAAGGCATTAGGAGCTGACGACAACTATTacaag GCTCGCACTGCAGGCAAATGGCCGCTGAAGTGGTACGCTCCAGAATGTATAAACTTCCACAAGTTCTCCAGTAAAAGTGACGTGTGGAGTTTCGGCGTCACCATGTGGGAGGCCTTTTCCTACGGGGGGAAGCCTTACAAG AAAATGAAAGGCCCGGAGGTGACGCACTTCATTAAAGATGGGAACCGCATGGCGTGTCCGGCTGCGTGTCCGGAGCAAGTTTACACGCTGATGAAAGAATGCTGGACGTACTC GCATGAAGATCGCCCTGACTTCGAGAAGGTTGAGAAGTCGATGAGGTCCCACCATCAATCCATGTCGAAAACATCTgggggagctgcagctgctgccgaGTCTGTCAAGTCGAGCTTGACAAGGGCGATTCTGTCCTAA
- the zap70 gene encoding tyrosine-protein kinase ZAP-70 isoform X3, which produces MSTNPAADLPFYYGSIGRSEAEQHLRLTGMADGLFLLRQCIRSLGGYVLSVVWNQEFYHYSIEKQLNGTYCIVGGKAHCGPAELCEFYSKDPDGLVSTLRKPCLRSPDTPIRPGIFDDLRDNLLREYVKQNSNLEGEAMEQAIISQAPQLEKLIATTAHEQMPWYHGKIPRQEGERRLYCGAQPDGKFLLRDREQPGTFALSMMYGKTVYHYQILQDKSGRYAMPEGSKFDTVWQLVEYLRMKADGLVTVLGEACLNSKAAEKTPNIPATRRPGANGYTPPPKVSSNRLPEGSECQGMDANPYHNPNEVRKFNIQRSLLVIDELELGSGNFGCVKKGVLSTNAGQIDVAIKVLKSDNERLVKEEMMREAEIMHQLNDPHIVHMLGLCNAENLMLVMEMASAGPLNKFLSSNKDSVTVENITLLMHQVSMGMKYLEEKNFVHRDLAARNVLLVNQQFAKISDFGLSKALGADDNYYKARTAGKWPLKWYAPECINFHKFSSKSDVWSFGVTMWEAFSYGGKPYKKMKGPEVTHFIKDGNRMACPAACPEQVYTLMKECWTYSHEDRPDFEKVEKSMRSHHQSMSKTSGGAAAAAESVKSSLTRAILS; this is translated from the exons ATGTCCACCAACCCAGCAGCCGACCTGCCTTTTTACTACGGCAGCATCGGCCGCTCCGAGGCCGAGCAGCATCTGAGGCTTACTGGGATGGCTGACGGCCTCTTCCTGCTGCGGCAGTGCATCCGCAGTCTGGGCGGCTACGTTCTGTCTGTCGTGTGGAACCAGGAGTTCTACCATTACTCCATAGAGAAGCAGCTTAATGGAACCTATTGCATCGTAGGAGGGAAAGCTCACTGTGGGCCGGCGGAGCTCTGTGAGTTTTACAGCAAAGATCCTGATGGGCTGGTGAGCACCCTGAGGAAGCCCTGCCTGCGTTCGCCGGACACACCGATCCGGCCCGGGATATTTGACGACCTGAGGGACAACTTGCTGAGGGAATACGTGAAGCAGAACTCGAACCTGGAG GGAGAAGCCATGGAGCAGGCCATCATCAGCCAGGCTCCTCAGCTGGAGAAACTGATTGCCACGACGGCCCATGAGCAGATGCCCTGGTATCACGGAAAAATCCCCCGCCAGGAAGGGGAGAGGCGGCTGTACTGTGGAGCACAACCAGACGGCAAGTTTCT ACttagagacagagagcagccggGAACTTTTGCTCTCTCCATGATGTATGGGAAAACTGTGTACCACTATCAGATCCTCCAAGACAAATCCGGGCGGTACGCCATGCCAGAGGGATCCAAGTTCGACACAGTCTGGCAG CTGGTTGAGTACCTGAGGATGAAAGCGGACGGCCTGGTGACTGTTCTTGGGGAGGCGTGCCTTAACAGCAAAGCTGCTGAAA AGACACCCAACATCCCTGCCACT AGGCGTCCAGGCGCAAATGGATACACACCGCCCCCTAAAG TCTCATCGAACCGTTTGCCTGAAGGCAGTGAGTGTCAGGGAATGGACGCAAATCCATACCATAACCCGAATGAAGTGAGGAAGTTTAACATCCAGCGGAGTCTCTTGGTGATTGATGAATTGGAACTCGGCTCCGGAAACTTTGGCTGCGTCAAGAAAGGAGTCCTCAGTACAAATGc GGGCCAGATCGACGTGGCCATCAAAGTCCTGAAGAGTGACAACGAGAGGCtggtgaaggaggagatgatgcGGGAGGCAGAGATTATGCATCAGCTGAATGATCCCCACATTGTTCACATGCTGGGTCTGTGCAACGCTGAGAATCTGATGCTGGTCATGGAGATGGCCTCGGCCGGACCCCTCAACAAGTTTCTCTCCAGCAACAA GGACTCTGTCACCGTTGAGAACATCACCCTCCTGATGCACCAAGTGTCGATGGGAATGAAGTATCTGGAGGAGAAGAACTTTGTGCACAGAGACTTGGCAGCCCGGAACGTTCTGCTGGTCAACCAGCAGTTCGCCAAAATCAGTGACTTTGGGCTCTCCAAGGCATTAGGAGCTGACGACAACTATTacaag GCTCGCACTGCAGGCAAATGGCCGCTGAAGTGGTACGCTCCAGAATGTATAAACTTCCACAAGTTCTCCAGTAAAAGTGACGTGTGGAGTTTCGGCGTCACCATGTGGGAGGCCTTTTCCTACGGGGGGAAGCCTTACAAG AAAATGAAAGGCCCGGAGGTGACGCACTTCATTAAAGATGGGAACCGCATGGCGTGTCCGGCTGCGTGTCCGGAGCAAGTTTACACGCTGATGAAAGAATGCTGGACGTACTC GCATGAAGATCGCCCTGACTTCGAGAAGGTTGAGAAGTCGATGAGGTCCCACCATCAATCCATGTCGAAAACATCTgggggagctgcagctgctgccgaGTCTGTCAAGTCGAGCTTGACAAGGGCGATTCTGTCCTAA
- the zap70 gene encoding tyrosine-protein kinase ZAP-70 isoform X2, which produces MSTNPAADLPFYYGSIGRSEAEQHLRLTGMADGLFLLRQCIRSLGGYVLSVVWNQEFYHYSIEKQLNGTYCIVGGKAHCGPAELCEFYSKDPDGLVSTLRKPCLRSPDTPIRPGIFDDLRDNLLREYVKQNSNLEGEAMEQAIISQAPQLEKLIATTAHEQMPWYHGKIPRQEGERRLYCGAQPDGKFLLRDREQPGTFALSMMYGKTVYHYQILQDKSGRYAMPEGSKFDTVWQLVEYLRMKADGLVTVLGEACLNSKAAETETPNIPATRRPGANGYTPPPKVHNFSFHSLQVSSNRLPEGSECQGMDANPYHNPNEVRKFNIQRSLLVIDELELGSGNFGCVKKGVLSTNAGQIDVAIKVLKSDNERLVKEEMMREAEIMHQLNDPHIVHMLGLCNAENLMLVMEMASAGPLNKFLSSNKDSVTVENITLLMHQVSMGMKYLEEKNFVHRDLAARNVLLVNQQFAKISDFGLSKALGADDNYYKARTAGKWPLKWYAPECINFHKFSSKSDVWSFGVTMWEAFSYGGKPYKKMKGPEVTHFIKDGNRMACPAACPEQVYTLMKECWTYSHEDRPDFEKVEKSMRSHHQSMSKTSGGAAAAAESVKSSLTRAILS; this is translated from the exons ATGTCCACCAACCCAGCAGCCGACCTGCCTTTTTACTACGGCAGCATCGGCCGCTCCGAGGCCGAGCAGCATCTGAGGCTTACTGGGATGGCTGACGGCCTCTTCCTGCTGCGGCAGTGCATCCGCAGTCTGGGCGGCTACGTTCTGTCTGTCGTGTGGAACCAGGAGTTCTACCATTACTCCATAGAGAAGCAGCTTAATGGAACCTATTGCATCGTAGGAGGGAAAGCTCACTGTGGGCCGGCGGAGCTCTGTGAGTTTTACAGCAAAGATCCTGATGGGCTGGTGAGCACCCTGAGGAAGCCCTGCCTGCGTTCGCCGGACACACCGATCCGGCCCGGGATATTTGACGACCTGAGGGACAACTTGCTGAGGGAATACGTGAAGCAGAACTCGAACCTGGAG GGAGAAGCCATGGAGCAGGCCATCATCAGCCAGGCTCCTCAGCTGGAGAAACTGATTGCCACGACGGCCCATGAGCAGATGCCCTGGTATCACGGAAAAATCCCCCGCCAGGAAGGGGAGAGGCGGCTGTACTGTGGAGCACAACCAGACGGCAAGTTTCT ACttagagacagagagcagccggGAACTTTTGCTCTCTCCATGATGTATGGGAAAACTGTGTACCACTATCAGATCCTCCAAGACAAATCCGGGCGGTACGCCATGCCAGAGGGATCCAAGTTCGACACAGTCTGGCAG CTGGTTGAGTACCTGAGGATGAAAGCGGACGGCCTGGTGACTGTTCTTGGGGAGGCGTGCCTTAACAGCAAAGCTGCTGAAA CAGAGACACCCAACATCCCTGCCACT AGGCGTCCAGGCGCAAATGGATACACACCGCCCCCTAAAG TTCATAatttctcttttcattctttACAAGTCTCATCGAACCGTTTGCCTGAAGGCAGTGAGTGTCAGGGAATGGACGCAAATCCATACCATAACCCGAATGAAGTGAGGAAGTTTAACATCCAGCGGAGTCTCTTGGTGATTGATGAATTGGAACTCGGCTCCGGAAACTTTGGCTGCGTCAAGAAAGGAGTCCTCAGTACAAATGc GGGCCAGATCGACGTGGCCATCAAAGTCCTGAAGAGTGACAACGAGAGGCtggtgaaggaggagatgatgcGGGAGGCAGAGATTATGCATCAGCTGAATGATCCCCACATTGTTCACATGCTGGGTCTGTGCAACGCTGAGAATCTGATGCTGGTCATGGAGATGGCCTCGGCCGGACCCCTCAACAAGTTTCTCTCCAGCAACAA GGACTCTGTCACCGTTGAGAACATCACCCTCCTGATGCACCAAGTGTCGATGGGAATGAAGTATCTGGAGGAGAAGAACTTTGTGCACAGAGACTTGGCAGCCCGGAACGTTCTGCTGGTCAACCAGCAGTTCGCCAAAATCAGTGACTTTGGGCTCTCCAAGGCATTAGGAGCTGACGACAACTATTacaag GCTCGCACTGCAGGCAAATGGCCGCTGAAGTGGTACGCTCCAGAATGTATAAACTTCCACAAGTTCTCCAGTAAAAGTGACGTGTGGAGTTTCGGCGTCACCATGTGGGAGGCCTTTTCCTACGGGGGGAAGCCTTACAAG AAAATGAAAGGCCCGGAGGTGACGCACTTCATTAAAGATGGGAACCGCATGGCGTGTCCGGCTGCGTGTCCGGAGCAAGTTTACACGCTGATGAAAGAATGCTGGACGTACTC GCATGAAGATCGCCCTGACTTCGAGAAGGTTGAGAAGTCGATGAGGTCCCACCATCAATCCATGTCGAAAACATCTgggggagctgcagctgctgccgaGTCTGTCAAGTCGAGCTTGACAAGGGCGATTCTGTCCTAA